In Arachis hypogaea cultivar Tifrunner chromosome 17, arahy.Tifrunner.gnm2.J5K5, whole genome shotgun sequence, a single window of DNA contains:
- the LOC140180625 gene encoding uncharacterized protein, whose product MDTPGTPTEWNLYVNGSSNKTRSGAGIFLESNQGTQLELSLRFEFLASNNQAEYEVLLAGLKLAREVGAQKLTIFSDSQVITSQIDGSYQVKDPTMKKYMDKTKEQLGSFNEYQI is encoded by the coding sequence ATGGACACCCCGGGGACTCCCACAGAATGGAACCTCTACGTCAACGGCTCGTCAAACAAAACCAGGAGTGGAGCAGGCATCTTCCTAGAAAGTAATCAAGGGACCCAACTCGAACTCTCCTTAAGGTTCGAGTTCCtcgcctcaaacaatcaagcggagTACGAAGTCCTACTGGCCGGActgaagctggctagagaagttgGAGCACAAAAGCTCaccatcttcagtgactcacaggtAATCACGTCGCAGATAGATGGAAGCTACCAGGTGAAggaccctaccatgaaaaagtacaTGGACAAAACTAAAGAACAGCTCGGGAGCTTCAACGAATATCAAATCTGA